The nucleotide window ACAAAGATGGAGCGCTTTGCAGCATCATATCCCTTGACATGCAACAAATCTGGCATCAAAATGTCATAGTCGCGAATTGTCTTTGATTTGTAGTCTCCAAGTATTGGATAGTTGAAATGGAATTTTTCTGCAAACGCCTTGTTTGCAAATGGGCCATCATTTGATATTCCAATTACTTGTGCGCCAAGTGCAGAGATCTCACCCCATCTGTCCCTAAACGTGCACATTTCTGTTGTACATACGGGTGAGCTTGCGGCAACAAAAAATGACAGAACCACTTTTTTGCCTTTGAACTCGGAGAGCTTTCTCATTTTCAGATCGGTATCTACTAGCTCAAACTCTGGAGCCTTGTCTCCAACATTTACCATACAT belongs to Candidatus Nitrosotenuis cloacae and includes:
- a CDS encoding redoxin domain-containing protein, producing the protein MVNVGDKAPEFELVDTDLKMRKLSEFKGKKVVLSFFVAASSPVCTTEMCTFRDRWGEISALGAQVIGISNDGPFANKAFAEKFHFNYPILGDYKSKTIRDYDILMPDLLHVKGYDAAKRSIFVVDESGSVTYKWVSESPLVEPNYQEIIDSLK